A stretch of Myxococcus hansupus DNA encodes these proteins:
- the cglF gene encoding adventurous gliding motility protein CglF, producing the protein MRKALMLCAALAVTPALAQDEGSNPGGAGEGNVRYSKTTNIDFEDDTIEGDLTKPDGEYIEARDKVKHSNLIRIREDFEDKVMQSVGEL; encoded by the coding sequence ATGCGGAAGGCGTTGATGCTGTGTGCGGCGCTCGCGGTGACGCCGGCCCTGGCCCAGGACGAGGGCTCCAACCCGGGTGGTGCCGGGGAGGGCAATGTGCGCTACTCCAAGACGACCAACATCGACTTCGAGGACGACACCATCGAGGGTGACCTCACGAAGCCGGATGGCGAGTACATCGAAGCGCGTGACAAGGTGAAGCACTCGAACCTCATCCGCATCCGCGAGGACTTCGAGGACAAGGTGATGCAGTCCGTGGGCGAGCTGTAG
- a CDS encoding Ig-like domain-containing protein produces MGHGMHHPRRLLPLLFVLHAVTACINVPDIEPPPGENEVDAGTTPDAGSDVPESLTLLTSFPAGGSTQVATGTQFTLTFSSPLDTGSLRVEVTPQVSFRPIEWGNRGTVATLRPSAALEQNTTYTVTVDAKALSGPSLTGTRSFSFSTTGPAPDTLPPTLLSTTPSHAAVGVPRDTLIEILFSEPMDRDSVQTAFAITSPAGLNSGSFTWNETSTVVTYSLPSRPDHGTSITWQVSTFAKDTAGNPLEDTEQREFRIVRQSSAMLPLLYSASGTVTADSSGRHYRPFNLYDLERIGDNSAHQSSRLFLSFKLDALPPELIRINRSTVRWWLSSQTGQPFEKLGPLLMESVDVGESLPQSIIEETEYPELAAAYDAIPLAPALSIGAADTGTPGVFDVTPFVSQDWASRMDRNHRSQLRLRFTQETNYDGVTDELRSSVSSHATLAELEVVYEHP; encoded by the coding sequence ATGGGCCACGGCATGCACCACCCACGACGCCTTCTTCCCCTGCTGTTCGTCCTTCATGCAGTCACGGCCTGCATCAACGTTCCCGACATCGAGCCACCTCCTGGTGAGAACGAGGTGGATGCAGGCACCACGCCCGATGCAGGTTCCGACGTGCCTGAATCCCTCACCCTGCTCACCAGCTTCCCGGCAGGTGGGTCCACGCAAGTCGCCACTGGTACCCAGTTCACGCTCACCTTCTCAAGCCCTCTTGATACGGGGTCGCTGAGGGTGGAAGTGACGCCCCAGGTGAGCTTTCGCCCCATCGAGTGGGGCAATCGAGGCACGGTCGCGACGCTGCGCCCCTCGGCGGCACTGGAGCAGAACACGACGTACACCGTCACGGTCGACGCCAAGGCGCTCTCGGGGCCGTCGCTGACCGGAACCCGTTCGTTCTCCTTCAGCACGACGGGCCCCGCCCCCGATACACTCCCGCCGACGCTCCTGAGCACGACGCCCAGTCACGCAGCCGTCGGTGTTCCGCGAGACACGCTCATTGAGATTCTCTTCTCCGAGCCCATGGACAGGGACTCGGTTCAGACCGCCTTTGCCATCACTTCGCCCGCGGGTCTCAACTCCGGCAGCTTTACGTGGAATGAGACAAGTACCGTAGTGACGTACTCGCTTCCGTCGCGACCAGACCATGGCACCAGCATCACCTGGCAAGTCTCTACCTTTGCCAAGGACACAGCAGGCAACCCTCTGGAAGACACTGAACAACGAGAGTTCAGAATTGTTCGCCAATCTTCAGCGATGCTGCCTTTGCTGTATTCAGCGAGCGGAACCGTCACCGCCGACTCATCCGGGCGCCACTACCGGCCTTTCAATCTATACGATCTCGAGCGTATCGGAGATAATAGCGCCCACCAAAGCAGCCGGCTCTTTCTCAGCTTCAAGCTCGACGCCCTGCCCCCTGAACTCATCCGTATCAATCGGTCGACCGTCAGGTGGTGGTTGTCTTCTCAGACAGGCCAGCCCTTCGAAAAGCTTGGGCCCCTCCTGATGGAGTCTGTCGACGTAGGCGAATCGCTCCCCCAGTCAATTATAGAAGAAACAGAATACCCAGAGCTGGCCGCGGCCTACGATGCAATCCCTCTCGCTCCCGCCCTCAGCATCGGCGCAGCCGATACCGGAACACCGGGGGTATTCGACGTCACGCCTTTTGTCTCGCAAGATTGGGCCAGCCGAATGGACCGCAACCACAGGTCTCAGCTCCGTCTTCGATTCACTCAGGAAACCAACTATGACGGGGTCACTGACGAGCTACGTTCGAGCGTAAGCAGCCATGCCACGCTGGCCGAGCTTGAAGTCGTCTACGAGCACCCGTGA
- the gltE gene encoding adventurous gliding motility TPR repeat lipoprotein GltE — protein MNRTIRTMRLFPLLAAVSLAAAGCSSSTATGPTGPKTADPNAGKAAAAAPISNTAKARFEDALKAFDTQKKAKAIDYPALERKFQSALEADANLAEADYNLGVLAERQGKLPEARNHYKAALTKKPSLRQASENLAVMEQNAGNVAGAVALYQEVLQRYPDDAQSRARLAEIYRQQGDHTKAMDLSRAALMRDPQSTTALKVMIRSYLERKQLAMAKLVALRGVKLDGMDPELHHAVGLILLQEGDVDDARLSFKKALEVREDYVPSHVELAQLAMQAENFPTAEQHLRRILQADGKNAAAHLDLGIAYKGMGQFDKAMQEYDEAEKLDPEMAAVNLNRAIILHRVKDAPERASELYRKYIAMAGGEVALPAEAPVYALLREVEVIVNAKREAKFAEEQAKQMEELQKQQQAQMQAAEKAAAGKTPATPATGNATAPQATPAGGTAPVQAPANGTSNQKNAGTAEPGEPEDDLL, from the coding sequence ATGAACCGGACGATTCGCACCATGCGCCTGTTCCCCTTGTTGGCGGCGGTCTCCCTGGCCGCCGCCGGTTGTTCCTCCTCCACGGCCACCGGCCCCACCGGCCCGAAGACAGCGGACCCGAACGCTGGCAAGGCCGCGGCGGCGGCGCCCATCTCCAACACGGCCAAGGCCCGCTTCGAGGACGCGCTGAAGGCGTTCGACACGCAGAAGAAGGCCAAGGCGATTGACTACCCGGCGCTGGAACGGAAGTTCCAGTCCGCGCTGGAGGCGGACGCCAACCTGGCGGAGGCCGACTACAACCTGGGCGTGCTGGCCGAGCGCCAGGGCAAACTCCCGGAGGCGCGCAACCACTACAAGGCGGCGCTCACCAAGAAGCCCTCGCTGCGTCAGGCGTCGGAGAACCTGGCGGTGATGGAGCAGAACGCGGGCAACGTCGCCGGCGCGGTGGCGCTGTACCAGGAGGTGCTCCAGCGCTACCCGGATGACGCGCAGTCGCGCGCGCGGCTGGCGGAAATCTACCGGCAGCAGGGTGACCACACCAAGGCCATGGACCTGTCGCGCGCCGCGCTGATGCGCGACCCGCAGTCCACCACCGCGCTGAAGGTGATGATTCGCAGCTACCTGGAGCGCAAGCAGCTCGCCATGGCGAAGCTGGTGGCGCTGCGAGGCGTGAAGCTGGACGGCATGGACCCCGAGCTCCACCACGCGGTGGGCCTCATCCTGCTGCAGGAGGGCGACGTCGACGACGCGCGCCTGTCCTTCAAGAAGGCGCTGGAGGTGCGTGAGGACTACGTGCCGTCGCACGTGGAGCTGGCGCAGTTGGCCATGCAGGCGGAGAACTTCCCCACGGCCGAGCAGCACCTGCGGCGCATCCTCCAGGCGGACGGCAAGAACGCCGCCGCGCACCTGGACCTGGGCATCGCCTACAAGGGCATGGGCCAGTTCGACAAGGCCATGCAGGAGTACGACGAGGCGGAGAAGCTCGACCCGGAGATGGCCGCGGTGAACCTCAACCGCGCCATCATCCTTCACCGCGTGAAGGACGCGCCCGAGCGCGCCTCGGAGCTGTACCGCAAGTACATCGCCATGGCCGGCGGCGAGGTCGCCCTGCCCGCCGAGGCGCCTGTGTACGCCCTGTTGCGCGAGGTGGAGGTCATCGTCAACGCCAAGCGCGAGGCCAAGTTCGCCGAGGAGCAGGCCAAGCAGATGGAAGAGCTGCAGAAGCAGCAGCAGGCCCAGATGCAGGCCGCGGAGAAGGCGGCCGCCGGGAAGACCCCGGCGACGCCCGCCACGGGCAACGCCACCGCGCCTCAGGCCACGCCCGCGGGCGGCACCGCGCCGGTGCAGGCACCCGCGAACGGGACGTCCAACCAGAAGAATGCAGGCACGGCGGAACCCGGTGAGCCAGAAGACGACCTGCTGTGA
- a CDS encoding toxin-antitoxin system YwqK family antitoxin, which translates to MKSDTKAGPRTSHGAYVEYHPNGVKAAQGQFENGLKVGTWTFFDASGNKRGTAEFKDGGWHGQRIMYFPNGKPQLVEEYKKGRKHGVVKEFAEDGQVVSQVHYENNRVISAQ; encoded by the coding sequence GTGAAGTCCGACACGAAGGCCGGCCCCCGGACTTCGCATGGGGCGTATGTGGAGTACCATCCCAATGGCGTGAAGGCAGCCCAGGGGCAGTTCGAGAACGGCCTCAAGGTCGGGACCTGGACCTTCTTCGACGCGTCCGGCAACAAGCGCGGCACCGCTGAGTTCAAGGATGGTGGCTGGCACGGCCAGCGCATCATGTACTTCCCCAATGGGAAGCCTCAGTTGGTCGAGGAGTACAAGAAGGGCCGGAAGCATGGCGTCGTCAAGGAGTTCGCCGAGGATGGCCAGGTGGTGAGCCAGGTGCACTACGAGAACAACCGGGTGATCTCCGCGCAGTAG
- a CDS encoding TIGR04552 family protein codes for MKAPSLTPVLPDIPICTVERMGLRELERLRLILRGGSVIDWRRMHFQSRGEVDNFLRLLQLDVSRPYDEEWARGVLAEAVEYLRKTFNYRVADAVARPEEIHDLFLYASGVKGSPRHRRIACVVLKVMHVIQHIEGRDLLFRLPVSEAELGGLITERVLGVAAEMQAKGLPVVEFAHSIKTQDSLITKLLAKKDTVAAQVYDRTRFRVVTRKREDLLPVLYYLTQRLFPFHLVVPGQTENTLMPFKAVLAENPHFEQHIARLHLDRDYEDREGAGGNAFSGNSYRALNFVVDIPMRMDAYLPPPEEDTRERKGRIIISLVEFQIVDEETARLNERGDNAHEAYKRRQKQRVLRRLSQGLVVPKSQD; via the coding sequence GTGAAGGCGCCTTCTCTAACACCCGTTTTGCCGGACATCCCCATCTGTACGGTGGAGCGGATGGGGTTGCGCGAGCTCGAACGCCTCCGCCTCATCCTCCGTGGAGGCTCGGTCATCGACTGGCGGCGGATGCACTTCCAGTCCCGTGGGGAAGTCGACAACTTCCTCCGGCTTCTTCAGTTGGATGTGTCGCGGCCCTACGACGAGGAGTGGGCACGTGGGGTGCTGGCTGAAGCCGTCGAGTACCTCCGCAAGACGTTCAACTATCGCGTCGCGGACGCGGTGGCTCGGCCCGAAGAAATCCACGACCTCTTTCTCTACGCTTCAGGTGTCAAAGGGTCGCCGCGGCATCGGCGGATTGCCTGCGTCGTTCTGAAGGTGATGCACGTCATCCAGCACATCGAAGGGCGAGATCTGCTCTTTCGCCTCCCTGTGTCAGAGGCGGAGTTGGGGGGGCTGATTACGGAAAGGGTCTTGGGCGTTGCTGCTGAGATGCAGGCGAAGGGGCTGCCTGTCGTGGAGTTCGCACACTCCATCAAGACGCAGGACTCGCTCATCACGAAGCTGCTGGCCAAGAAAGATACGGTTGCCGCACAGGTCTATGACCGGACCCGCTTCCGGGTGGTGACTCGGAAGCGGGAGGACTTGTTGCCCGTCCTGTACTACCTCACCCAGCGGCTGTTCCCCTTTCACCTCGTCGTGCCGGGGCAGACCGAAAACACGCTGATGCCTTTCAAAGCGGTGCTCGCAGAGAACCCCCACTTCGAGCAGCACATTGCCAGGCTTCATTTAGACCGCGATTACGAAGACCGCGAAGGCGCTGGCGGGAACGCTTTTTCCGGGAACAGCTATCGGGCGCTCAACTTCGTGGTGGATATCCCCATGCGGATGGATGCCTATCTTCCGCCCCCAGAGGAAGACACCCGTGAGCGAAAGGGCCGAATCATCATTTCGCTCGTCGAGTTCCAAATTGTCGATGAGGAGACGGCTCGGCTCAATGAACGTGGGGATAACGCTCACGAAGCCTACAAGCGACGGCAGAAGCAGCGGGTGCTCAGGCGCCTGAGTCAGGGCCTCGTGGTGCCAAAGAGCCAGGATTAG
- the cglE gene encoding adventurous gliding motility protein CglE translates to MKALASLALCASFLLPTVASAQTPTNAPGDRPAVTFDEIERGIYFGVLGGPLFLTNPPAPAGTPRPFSSGPMAQVEVGIDLGERLSVGLFIMGSSIRTSADYVGNSGGAVSGDFSALVPGASLRARLVGFADSQEVKRTWFYLRAGAGYAMFSPKRLLPDSDILVFAGPGVEYYTRLRHFSVGLEVTGSYLVSGGSFGFAVAPNIRYAF, encoded by the coding sequence ATGAAAGCCCTCGCCTCACTTGCCCTGTGCGCCTCGTTCCTCCTCCCCACGGTCGCGAGCGCCCAGACGCCCACCAATGCCCCGGGGGATCGCCCCGCCGTCACGTTCGATGAAATCGAGCGGGGCATCTACTTCGGGGTGCTCGGTGGGCCCTTGTTCCTCACCAACCCCCCGGCGCCCGCGGGCACGCCGCGTCCGTTCTCCTCCGGGCCCATGGCGCAGGTGGAAGTGGGCATCGACCTGGGTGAGCGCCTGTCCGTCGGCCTGTTCATCATGGGCTCGAGCATCCGGACGAGCGCTGACTACGTCGGCAACTCGGGCGGCGCGGTGTCCGGTGACTTCTCCGCCCTGGTTCCCGGCGCGTCGCTGCGTGCTCGGCTGGTGGGCTTCGCGGACAGTCAGGAAGTGAAGCGCACCTGGTTCTATCTCCGCGCGGGTGCTGGCTATGCGATGTTTTCGCCGAAGCGGCTCCTCCCCGATTCCGACATTCTTGTGTTTGCCGGGCCCGGAGTGGAGTACTACACACGGCTGCGCCACTTTTCCGTGGGGCTCGAGGTGACGGGGAGCTACCTCGTCTCCGGGGGCTCGTTCGGGTTCGCGGTGGCGCCGAACATTCGCTACGCGTTCTAG
- the gltG gene encoding adventurous gliding motility protein GltG, translating into MAVPLTLKVFKGDSMVASKDYERDIIKIGRLSSAHLCLEDDKVSRIHSVIEVAGDGAMSIIDMGSVEGTYVNGKRVTKGQLSFGDEIRVGGTTIRLENPAAVAAVNLAAAAASSDVETEKNAVVAAAAPAVSLAQAAVAAPVEAAIDPSFAATQESAVIAAAPEPAPVAPVEAAPRVRTVRRAKSSGPMGVALHFMWGEQRVGEFFMAPGKKRIFTVGSQKGVDFVMGDSRLGGPKFDVLRSDGQSFVVRFSAKMKGELTRKGETLDLKAVIESGKASHEGDAYSLTLEADDFIWVDLGGVSVEAGFEPVPKRVVVPLGESMDYTALNIFLVLFFIATAFVITAMNRSGAGDEYADELSSDNARIAKLIIKPPETQKNKFLERLNQQKEQKKSGEMAAKSRGDEGQMGKKDAPKTNNRTAPKGDPNKKDEARALTAKIFGGGKGGISTVFGKSGLGGDLKSAMGNMFGAKAGTSGGFGGLGLRGGGGGGGGTGDTIGIGGIGTKGRGGGTGSYGSGVGVLGGKQSVDVGITSSEPEVMGSLDKELIRKVIHMNRGQIRYCYESMLNRFPKLGGKVAVKFVIAANGSVASSSVAQSTAGNAELETCVAGRVRTWKFPEPKGGGVVVVTYPFIFKQSGE; encoded by the coding sequence ATGGCCGTTCCTCTGACACTCAAGGTCTTCAAGGGCGACTCGATGGTCGCCTCCAAGGACTACGAGCGCGACATCATCAAGATTGGCCGTCTGTCCTCCGCGCACCTGTGCCTGGAAGACGACAAGGTCAGCCGCATCCACTCCGTCATCGAGGTCGCCGGCGACGGCGCCATGTCCATCATCGACATGGGCAGCGTCGAGGGCACGTACGTCAACGGCAAGCGCGTCACCAAGGGGCAGTTGTCCTTTGGCGATGAGATTCGCGTGGGTGGCACCACCATCCGCCTGGAGAACCCGGCCGCCGTGGCCGCGGTGAACCTGGCCGCCGCCGCCGCCAGCTCCGACGTGGAGACGGAGAAGAACGCGGTGGTCGCCGCCGCGGCGCCGGCCGTGAGCCTGGCGCAGGCCGCGGTGGCCGCCCCGGTCGAGGCCGCCATCGACCCGTCCTTCGCCGCCACGCAGGAGAGCGCGGTGATTGCCGCCGCGCCCGAGCCCGCCCCGGTCGCTCCCGTGGAAGCCGCGCCGCGCGTGCGCACCGTGCGCCGCGCCAAGTCCAGCGGCCCGATGGGCGTCGCCCTGCACTTCATGTGGGGTGAGCAGCGCGTGGGCGAGTTCTTCATGGCGCCCGGCAAGAAGCGGATCTTCACGGTGGGCAGCCAGAAGGGCGTGGACTTCGTCATGGGCGACTCCCGGCTGGGAGGCCCGAAGTTCGACGTGCTGCGCTCGGACGGCCAGTCCTTCGTCGTGCGCTTCAGCGCGAAGATGAAGGGCGAGCTCACCCGCAAGGGCGAGACGCTGGACCTCAAGGCCGTCATCGAGTCCGGCAAGGCGTCGCACGAGGGTGACGCGTACTCGCTCACGCTCGAAGCGGATGACTTCATCTGGGTGGACCTGGGCGGCGTGTCGGTCGAGGCGGGCTTCGAGCCCGTGCCCAAGCGCGTCGTGGTGCCGCTGGGCGAGTCGATGGACTACACCGCGCTCAACATCTTCCTGGTGCTGTTCTTCATCGCGACGGCGTTCGTCATCACCGCGATGAACCGCTCGGGCGCTGGCGACGAGTACGCGGACGAGCTGTCGTCCGACAACGCCCGCATCGCCAAGCTCATCATCAAGCCGCCGGAGACGCAGAAGAACAAGTTCCTCGAGCGGCTCAACCAGCAGAAGGAGCAGAAGAAGAGCGGGGAGATGGCCGCGAAGAGCCGCGGCGACGAAGGCCAGATGGGCAAGAAGGACGCGCCCAAGACGAACAACCGCACCGCGCCCAAGGGCGACCCGAACAAGAAGGACGAGGCGCGCGCGCTGACGGCCAAGATTTTCGGCGGCGGCAAGGGCGGCATCTCCACCGTGTTCGGAAAGAGCGGCCTGGGCGGCGACCTGAAGAGCGCCATGGGCAACATGTTCGGCGCCAAGGCGGGCACGTCGGGCGGCTTCGGCGGCCTGGGGCTGCGCGGCGGCGGCGGTGGCGGTGGCGGCACCGGTGACACCATCGGCATCGGGGGCATTGGCACCAAGGGCCGTGGCGGCGGCACCGGCTCCTACGGCAGCGGCGTGGGCGTGCTGGGTGGCAAGCAGAGCGTCGACGTGGGCATCACGTCCTCGGAGCCGGAGGTCATGGGCTCGCTGGACAAGGAGCTCATCCGCAAGGTCATCCACATGAACCGCGGGCAGATCCGCTACTGCTACGAGAGCATGCTCAACCGCTTCCCGAAGCTGGGCGGCAAGGTGGCGGTGAAGTTCGTCATCGCCGCGAACGGCTCGGTCGCCTCGTCGTCGGTGGCTCAGTCCACCGCCGGCAACGCGGAGCTGGAGACGTGCGTGGCCGGCCGTGTGCGCACCTGGAAGTTCCCCGAGCCGAAGGGCGGCGGCGTGGTGGTCGTCACGTATCCGTTCATCTTCAAGCAGTCCGGCGAATAG
- the gltJ gene encoding adventurous gliding motility protein GltJ: MRFVCDSCRAQYMISDDKIGPKGVKVRCKKCGHTITVRPAGAPAAKDSASEAATSESSTSSEASKGNDAAATMPATLGTPPEGGLFTDVEEDEIGAVFDQVLSSGTHKIPTEAANEAAAREASAENVRKLAEAEAEPDKDDAKSNAAAHEWYVAIDEKQVGPFSVEKVKDLWDRGEVGPDSLCWRSGFSDWIPLSETAELASVLAPRPSKPVIVAPEPVSGSTPTVSSGPVQSAFSAGKGARGESGPAPASEEPVGWKPSAASVLASLVKEENDALSKPPPTPAPALGREPVSQSRLLDVPMPPPEPVSSPSLRGAEVPMAQPMAAPMPYGQPQAPQYAQPAPMPYGHQPQAPQYAQPMPAPYPPPGYPPAYPPAGVGQGGGKGKTGLFVGIAAGLLVVGGGAMAFFMKGGAGTDAAPVPPPVVAAAPPPVAAPTPPPPAPPPVVATAPAAAPEVPVNAAPPPGTEVAAAPANTATAPAPTPPPETTPTAVAAAPTPTPAAPEPSKPPETLVAKVERPSSSRRTTSSSRREDPEPRTTPAPARAERPSSNDSDDDFDELFGTKKPSSSESKTTAARPTAYVPPEPGGGMPDRLQQSDIMAVVLANKPAIIKCVNEQKKKDPSLSGKLVMRWTIETSGKTAAVSCRTDEFRSTYMASCITGLIKSWSFPRHKRKGEPIDFPFTF, from the coding sequence ATGCGTTTCGTCTGCGACAGTTGCCGCGCGCAGTACATGATCAGCGACGACAAGATTGGCCCCAAGGGGGTCAAGGTTCGTTGCAAGAAGTGCGGCCACACCATCACCGTGCGTCCCGCTGGCGCGCCGGCCGCGAAGGACTCCGCTTCTGAGGCCGCGACCTCCGAGTCCTCCACCTCGAGTGAGGCGAGCAAGGGGAATGACGCGGCGGCAACCATGCCCGCCACCCTGGGCACGCCGCCCGAAGGTGGACTCTTCACCGACGTGGAAGAGGACGAGATTGGCGCCGTCTTCGACCAGGTGCTGAGCTCCGGCACGCACAAGATTCCCACGGAGGCGGCGAACGAAGCCGCCGCGCGTGAGGCGTCCGCGGAGAACGTGCGCAAGCTGGCCGAGGCCGAGGCCGAGCCGGACAAGGACGACGCGAAGTCGAACGCGGCCGCGCATGAGTGGTACGTGGCCATCGACGAGAAGCAGGTCGGCCCCTTCTCCGTCGAGAAGGTCAAGGACCTGTGGGACCGCGGCGAAGTGGGCCCGGACAGCCTGTGCTGGCGCTCGGGGTTCAGCGACTGGATTCCGCTGTCGGAGACCGCGGAACTGGCGTCGGTGCTGGCGCCCCGGCCCTCCAAGCCCGTCATCGTCGCGCCCGAGCCTGTGTCGGGTTCGACGCCCACGGTGTCCTCCGGTCCGGTGCAGTCGGCCTTCAGCGCGGGCAAGGGTGCTCGCGGTGAGTCGGGACCGGCGCCCGCGTCCGAGGAGCCCGTTGGCTGGAAGCCGTCCGCGGCGAGCGTGCTGGCCTCGCTGGTGAAGGAGGAGAACGACGCGCTGTCCAAGCCGCCGCCGACGCCCGCGCCCGCGCTGGGCAGGGAGCCGGTGTCGCAGTCGCGGCTGCTCGATGTGCCCATGCCGCCGCCGGAGCCGGTGTCCTCGCCGTCGCTGCGGGGGGCAGAGGTTCCGATGGCGCAGCCCATGGCCGCGCCAATGCCGTATGGCCAGCCGCAGGCGCCGCAGTACGCGCAGCCCGCGCCGATGCCGTATGGCCACCAGCCTCAGGCGCCGCAGTACGCGCAGCCCATGCCCGCGCCGTATCCGCCGCCGGGCTACCCGCCCGCCTATCCCCCCGCGGGGGTGGGGCAGGGTGGTGGGAAGGGCAAGACGGGGCTCTTCGTGGGCATCGCGGCGGGACTGCTCGTCGTGGGTGGTGGCGCCATGGCGTTCTTCATGAAGGGCGGGGCTGGCACGGATGCCGCGCCGGTGCCGCCCCCGGTGGTCGCGGCGGCGCCTCCGCCCGTGGCCGCGCCGACGCCTCCTCCCCCGGCGCCTCCGCCGGTGGTTGCAACGGCGCCGGCCGCGGCTCCCGAGGTGCCCGTGAATGCCGCGCCGCCTCCGGGCACGGAAGTGGCGGCGGCGCCCGCGAACACCGCGACTGCGCCCGCGCCGACGCCGCCCCCGGAGACGACGCCCACCGCCGTGGCCGCCGCGCCGACGCCGACCCCGGCGGCGCCCGAGCCTTCGAAGCCCCCGGAGACGCTGGTGGCGAAGGTGGAGCGGCCCAGCAGCAGTCGCCGGACGACGTCTTCCTCGCGTCGGGAAGACCCGGAGCCCCGCACCACGCCGGCGCCGGCGCGGGCCGAGCGGCCTTCGTCGAACGACTCGGATGATGACTTCGATGAGCTCTTCGGCACGAAGAAGCCGTCGAGTTCGGAGTCGAAGACGACGGCCGCGCGTCCGACGGCGTACGTCCCTCCCGAGCCCGGGGGCGGCATGCCGGACCGGTTGCAGCAGTCCGACATCATGGCGGTGGTGCTGGCGAACAAGCCGGCCATCATCAAGTGCGTCAACGAGCAGAAGAAGAAGGACCCCTCGTTGAGCGGCAAGCTGGTGATGCGGTGGACCATCGAGACGAGCGGAAAGACGGCGGCCGTGTCGTGCCGCACGGATGAATTCCGTTCGACCTACATGGCGAGTTGCATCACCGGGCTCATCAAGAGTTGGTCCTTCCCGCGTCACAAGCGGAAGGGCGAGCCCATCGACTTTCCGTTCACCTTCTGA